In a single window of the Globicephala melas chromosome 10, mGloMel1.2, whole genome shotgun sequence genome:
- the LOC132598018 gene encoding pseudouridylate synthase PUS7L-like, producing the protein MEEDTDFRIRFSSLCFITDHVGFHGTIKSSPSDFVVIEIDEQGQLVNKASDEPIHKVNKILPGPNNLAKKTNLDPQNLSFEERSNQEVNTLAGCSGDDQNYEPGSEKEDTIEDGTSKGEEENIDVLGSLLDEKTNELLNRFACDVKEKWNSKTELIGPSSEFSLGRILDKNQRAILHSAIRQKFPFLITVGKNSEIVVKPNLEFNWPVSYVKDGKVFQMVLFYK; encoded by the exons ATGGAAGAGGATACAGATTTTAGAATCAGGTTTAGTTCTCTGTGTTTCATTACAGATCACGTTGGATTTCATGGCACCATAAAAAGCTCACCAAGTGACTTTGTTGTTATTGAGATTGATGAACAGGGACAGTTAGTTAATAAAGCCAGTGATGAACCTATTCACAAGGTTAATAAAATACTACCTGGGCCAAATAatttggccaaaaaaacaaacctagaTCCTCAAAATTTATCCTTTGAAGAGAGAAGCAATCAAGAAGTCAATACTTTGGCTGGGTGCTCTGGTGATGACCAGAATTATGAGCCTGGTTCAGAAAAGGAAGATACTATCGAAGATGGAACTTCCAAAGGTGAAGAAGAAAACATTGATGTGTTAGGATCCTTGTTAGATGAAAAAACTAATGAATTACTGAATCGGTTTGCCTGTGATGTAAAAGAGAAGTGGAATTCTAAAACTGAACTAATTGGACCATCTTCTGAATTCTCATTAGGCAGAATCCTTGACAAAAACCAGAGGGCTATTTTGCATAGTGCTATTAGGcagaaatttccttttttaataactGTAGGAAAAAACAGTGAAATTGTTGTAAAACCAAATCTTGA GTTTAATTGGCCTGTATCCTACGTGAAGGATGGCAAGGTGTTTCAGATGGTCCTGTTTTATAAGTAA